The genomic stretch TCTGCAAAAGCAAGCCAACGTTGCAATGCAGATTCGGATATGAAATATAAAAGACGTCCCCTGACCATCACGTTGCATGGTAATGCTTTTGCTTTGCTCCTTTACTATTTAAAAAATTGGAGACATtttttttatgggaaaattaGAGACAAATTGGTCAAACTACGCAACTCTTTAATCAAATATAAAGAAATCGTCAAATGGGAAGATCTATATTCGACATATAGATGATTCGtctatttaattattttaccAGAAAATGGTGTAATTCGGGTAGCACAGCATTTTTTATTTGAAGTATCATTGTCCCGCGGCCACAGTTTTCTAATTCTTTGGATATGCTAATTGGTTGTCTCCCTTTCATGAGAATCCATTACGTATTGCAGATCTTATGAAGGGGAAAAAGATACGGGAATTATAAATAAAGTTGGTTATCCACCAATTACAAAGACATCCAACGCGCATTTCATACAAGGCGAATTTGGCACATTTGTAGTCACATAAATGATTTGAGAGTACATATCTATCTAGGTGTGTCTgtcactatatatatatatatatatatatatataaaacttAAGTAGCCTAAAATAATTTATACATCACACTAGAGCAATTAGTGAGGTAATATTTCATATGATATGCATTAACGCTGTGACCTGCTTGTGTACGAGTAATTAGCATGAAtgtgatttctttttttcttcctggcaaaaaaaaaaaaaaaaaggaaagagaaaatgattaaaaggaataaaagaagaaaaacatatAGTTGTGCATAGCTGGAGAAATATagagagggagaaaagaaaTTGGAATCTGAGCTTGAGTTGGCTATTTGTTGAATCTATTTCTGTTTAGCTCTATGCTGTTTTGTTTTTGCTTGTAtttagggtctgtttgtttCGACTGAAaagattttccagaaaaatattttttgtgatttccGCTGTTTGGCACAATTTAGAGCTAAGAAAATGATTTCTCTTGTAAAATCTTGTCCATAAGTGGGTGTAAAATAATTTCACTTATAAACttgctgaagttattttccACCCTCTAATCCTGTCCCTTTTGTCCATAGTTACATTCATCAACATAAGAAGTAAAAGGCCATAGGAAACAGTTCCTGTGGGATTGTCCGACATCTTTTGGCAAAACATCGATCCTGTCATCCCCCTCTATTCATTCCATGTTATTCCTCCTCTCACACAAATGCAATCCAACCTATCACACATCCCATTGCATCTGAAACAATTAAGATCTATGGAAATAGGGAGGATCTAGAGAGACAAAACAAGGAGATTGGCAGCATAAAGAAAGAAGGGATCTCAAAGGAACTTTTACAGAAGGAAGAAAGTCTTTTAAGATTGGCCACGGAGGAGAGAGATGAACTAATTCTATATATCACTAAAAATGTCCAATTTTTGCGTTGGAAATTTCAATCTGAGATCTTCTAGATCTTTGAAAGAATTTTAGCGGTAAAAATATTCTTGTGAAAATTGGTTTTATTTCATTGTCATCTTCAATGTCTTATGACTGATTATGGTTGACTTGGAAAATTGATATTGATCATTCATGTGTCTATTGCCTTAATCTCATTTCAGTCAGAGAATGATGGCAAGAATTCATGAGGAATTGAATTAATTACTCATGAGGACAAATGTTTTCCAAAAGTAACCAAACAGAtgaaaattagaaagaaaacaaaactttTTCAAGAAGAAGACTTCCaatgaaattatttttccaaagaaaatattttacagcctaccaaacagacccttagtGTAGTTTTTGTTCCTTCAGAGCTGTGCTATGTTTGAGGGTTTATCCTTTGTGCaaatttttcttgagtttgGCAATAAAATTGAGCTtaaaaaaccattttttttaagtataaATAGGAAGTTTTGAATTCCCGATCTCTCACTCACATTTCTTTCTTTCGTACCATTCAAACCAAAAGAACGTATAATTTGAGATAGTAGCTTAGTTGGTGGAGGGAAGATAAACTATGCAACAGTCACATTCAAAATAAGCAGTTAGAACTAGAGACATTTGATTTGTACATAAATGAATCAAGACTGAATGGAATAATATGTGAATGTAGTcgtaaaatgacaaaattgatgacattttggtagATGTGATTGTGAGGATTAAAGATGCATGATtttggaataaaataaaaatacgaGCAGCAGCCAAGCTAATCATTTGAGTATTGACGCTGAATGTAGCATATTAGCtgccatatttttttttttttaaaaaaaaaacgaacGAAATGATCATTCATATCAAAGGACTACAAAACGAATTAGTTGCATTTGTATTGGAATCTCAGAAAAGAATTACTATTCAGTAGCATTGATGACCGAAGATAGAAACCTTGGAGATTTAAGGTTAAACCGTAACAACTCCTGCAAATGAAATCTTATGTCTTCAGTCGACTTAACTAGATGTGCTAATGTGCAAAGCAATGACAGAAATCTGTAGTATTGTTTTGTTGCTTAATTTCTATAAGTCATAAACAAGGGTTTGATactatttcttgcactaggcatgGAATAATTATctataacaaaaaattaaagaaagaaaagcaacttATTATGTAAGCCAAAATACAAAAGAAGGGGAATCCCAGTGAAATTTACCTCTAAATTAATAAGAGTTTAGATATGGTGGAGCAAAGATGAATACGTGTGATGAAAATGTTGAACCCGACAAACAAATAGTAAAAAGGTTACATATCTGAACCCCTCTCAGCATTCAAAACTGCTTTCTGTTTATACCATCTTATGTTTGTAGAAACTTTATGTGCTTCTCTCCTGACAAACATTTGGGACGTTACTCTATTCATTAGTCTCAAAAGGAATGTTTTACTTGTTGATCTAGTTCTTCTAAACCTACTTTCTTGTTTTCCATTATACCAAAACTTTCAATTGCAAAGTCTTCTTTCTTTCTAGATGCTTGATAAActgaagaaaaaaataaaagaaaaaaaaataacacaTTTATGGCCACTTCTCTAAAATTTAATCAATACCAACATGGTGAGCTACAAACTATACCAACTTTTTGAGCTATGATACATGTGCTTAGCTTAGACAAAACCTAGAATTGATTTGGCAAAAAGGCACTCGAAAATAATCTCAAAAACCAAAAGCCCATTTAGATGGTaagttttctaaaattttttttaaaaaaatatactataatATCGTGATGTATACAaggtaaaaagatgattgaaaaatatattgagaaatttttctttttttttttacaaaaactcgCAATCCAAGAAGGGCCCAAGATTTTTAAGGTGGCACTAAGGTAAAAGCAACAATACATGTTCGCTAAAACGTATTAAGCAAGTAACTTAGGTGTAATAACCAGATAATAATTCTAGTGTTGCCTTGGAAGTCAGCACTAGGCAAGTACAATTGAAAAGCACACAAGACAAATGGCCCTCTAGGCAAAAGGCAAAGTCTTATTTCTTCTCTTGTGGTCTAGACAAATTTCCAATCTTCTTTTCTTTGGTCGTCTAAATCGATAGAACCGATGTAAAAGTAGTACGCAACTTCCGTGCACCGAAGacttgttactttttttttctcgaaGACGAAATAAGACACACACACCCAACTAATTAAATTTGACTGAGGGTTAAAGCTAAGAAGACCTAAGAGGTAACCTAAGGGGGACCACAAAGCTTACCTATCCAGCCAATTGGTGACAGGAAGGCAAACCTGTGGACCTTAAGCCCAGGTTAAGTAATTCACATCCTAGCGATGTGGGAAGGATGCCCCTTTCCCCTCCCCCCAGGAGAACGCACCACCTGAATGGTTGTTTCTTTCTCGAAAACGAAATAAGACACACACACCCAACTAATTAAATTTGACTGAGGGTTAAAGTTAAGAAGACCTAAGAGGTAACCTAAGGGGGGCACCGAAGACTTGTTACAAGAATGTGTCTTTGGATTGTaagttttcaaagaaaatttgttaCGTTTTCCGCggacacatttttcaatcacgtttttatctcatatatatcaaatcactacagtaatttttctacaaaaaattcagaaaaatacaatccaaacaatgcCTCACTGGAGCATGTATAAGCTGGAAAATTATCTAAAGggtaattttatggatttttttttctgaagggtaatttttttttatgtataatGCATGCACGGATTCTTCAGAAAACTATCTAGAATCGAAATGAATATATACATGCATAAACTCTCTACTATCTGAAATGAAAATGAGATTATTTTCAGTATGACAAATTTGTGGAGGATACATTAATAAAGCAATCAATGAAAAGGTTAATTGAACCACGGTCATCAAACTATTTCAAATATTTTGGTAATTTCATTCATTTAACTTCTAAATGtctattgatttttatttttgaaaaataaaccAAGATACCCTTGGAGTGGTAAGATTGGACATGACATTAACTGAAGCAAATTAACAAAAGTGGCccaagtaaaaaataaaaagaaagaggttCCATTTAGCATAAGTGAAATTTTGCAGTAGTTCACAATTACTGGATCACTTTGCTTGACCGAACATATAACAACAAACAAGAAGCAATTAGAAGGAAAGTACTATTTACTCAAATAATTTCACTATTGACTTGCTATTTCTTGGTCGTACTAACAAGAATTGTCCATCAAACTTGGTGGAAAAGGTAGAAAAAGGTAGAAGTAAAAGTCCTGATGGACAGCTTTCAACATACATACGTGTTCGAATGAACTGTTGAGAAAGTTCTGTCCACACAATGAAAGCGATACTGTCATTACCTAAACCTTATTTTAATTTCTATATGCAATTGGTTACGAGAAGCCTAGCTCTTCCTTCTGTAGAGGACTtcaaaaacaaacaagaaacaagaGGGTTGCTAGACGACTTTTTCTGGTTTTTCCTTCAGTTTGGAAGCAACACTTAAAATAACTGAGAAAAAGATTTTGACCTTCTCAATGAGAATTCCATCATAAAAGATTATGTTATCGCTCTTTACATCATATATATATACCTGTGATCTGTCCCAGTTTACCAATACATTGGATCAATATATCTCCTGTTTTTTGTATTGTTCGTGTCCTTCATCCTTGCAGGATGGCGAGGTCCCCAGAAAATGGTGTAAAGAAGGGGCCATGGTCGATTGAGGAAGacaaaaaattgattgaatatATTGAAAAGCATGGCCAGGGAAACTGGCAGACTCTTCCCAAGCAAGCAGGCTTAAATAGGTGCGGCAAGAGTTGCAGGCTAAGATGGACCAATTACCTGAGGCCTGGTATCAAGAGAGGAGGCTTCTCAGCTGAAGAGGAAGCGACCATCACAGCCCTCCATAAACAACTGGGAAACAAGTAAATATCTTCTTTTACCTTttgtcattttatttttatcaacgATGAAAAACTTTGACAGTCAAATTTCGTGTTCCTTGTGGAACAATTAGGAATATTGGGCTTAACCTTGATATTTAACATGTGGTTTAGGTGGTCAAGAATTGCAGCTCACCTTCCTAGACGAACTGACaatgaaatcaagaatttttgGAACACGCATTTGAAGAAGAAGCTGCTAAGGAAGGGCATTGACCCGACAACTCACAAGCCAATTCCTGATTTTAATCTCCTTAATCTTTCTCAGACTCAGCTCTCATCAGTTTCGAATCTGTACAATGTCATCAGTCCTTTGGATACTGCTCTTAACTTTCAAGCAAGTGCTAATGACTTGATCAAGTTCCAACTCCTCCAAAACATGATGCAAGCTATAAATCCAAATCCTCTTCCATATGTTCAGGGAAACACCAACTTGGCAGATCTTATCCAACTTAACTGGATTTTCAATGGGGCAAACACCGACTTCACTGTTGATCCCTTACAAGCACAGTCCATGACTGCAAATTTCTGCAATATTTCTCCACTACTGAATCAACAACAGACTTCCACTTCACATTCTTTGCAATGCTCAGATGGTGAAATGATTCCAGGTCCCATTCGTGATGACAACGTTAAAGTCCCCAGCAACGTGTATAAGTCAGAATATTCTCTTCCATCATTATTTTCAGTAACCCCTGAAAGCTCCGTTGTGAACCCACTTGAAAGCTTCATGCACACTTCCATACCCGCAGAAGCACCTGAACAGTCCAATGTCTTCGATGCTTTGGAAAGTCTCGTGGATGATGAAGCCAGCAGTTCGTTCTGGAAAGACATTTTGGGATGAGTTTTCTTCCCCGTCTTGCAACTGAAGGTTTCAGAGTAAATAAACATACCACCAAGTGGTAATACAAATTATGCATGTTAGATAAAGTCTTCTCCTGCTTCCGTTTGGCTGTTGGGAACTTGGTCGGGAGCAGAACCACCAGGCAGGGTGGTCGAGAATTATTCCCCTATTAACTTTGGCTCAGAGGAGCCAAAATCTCGTGAAAATCCTACTTATTTATGGAGTCATCTCCAAATTTGTTGCAGCATCATGCCACCATGGATGATAATGCTCTTCTATGGCACCATGAGGTGTGTCTGCCTATGTAAAAATACACCTGACTACTACGTGTATATCATTGTTCGTGAATATAGATTCGGTTCCTTATAGAAAGTGATTACTGCAGAGTTGTTCTTCATTCAGGACAGTCTTAAACTTCGTGAATATTTAAGCCTGAATGCATCTATAGTTGGTAATAAGATAAATTTTCCTTTATGTATTGGTTGAGGATAGAAAAATCTTCGCTTCATTGACTTCGTTAATAACAAAATCTTCGTTATAGATAAGATTTGTTAAAACGATATCTATGTGAGAAAGACAGTAACTCAAGTTTAAGCATTAACTATCTAGGTGCTGCCTGTAAAATTCCCTCTTGTTCATCATATTCTGGGCCATGTAACTTGAGTGTCGGATTGCCTTTTCCATTATGCACTTAACAATATTTGTCCATTTCACCTGTACTACCACACAAGTGGTAGAATTTCTTATAATTACTGATAGAATTTCTTAATTCACACATTAGGATTATTGTATTTGCTCATTTAGGCTGCACAAAAATATTATAACATTCTCTTATTTGGACAAATAACCACATAAATCGTGATAATATAGAATATATAACAGAGTAGAATGGCCACAATAATTATCATGAGGCAGCTGTCCATCTTAGCAAGAAGCTTCTATTCCATATACTTTATTCGGTCggcctttttctgtttttcacCAAGTATTGTAATTATCCTATATAgttggtctttttttttttttttccgagaCGCTAGAAGACTTGCATTGATCTAAAAGGTAACTTTACAATTCGAGCAACTGCTTGTTGACCCATATAACTTGTGTTCAAGAACACAGAGAAAAAGAAGCTTCCTCATCCAACCAAATGCCAAAGGCATATGAGCTAACATTAGCATTAGTAATACTATTATCATTCCTATCTAAGCAAAAAAAGCACATTCGAAACAATGACTTTAAGCAAAATATATCGTCTAGGATCATTGTCAATCTACCATCAAATGCTGTGCCGTGCTTACTATATAGTTGGTCATATATCAATTTTGATATCCATATTTCATTTCATGTATCAGAATCTCAACAAGTTAATGTAAACAATCCTAATAAGGAAGAAATAGACAGTAACTATTATATCTATTTGATCGTCGGAATATTAGTCCTGTACGATGTCTTGCGATACCATACAAGAGCAAACATGATGCACTATTTTACACTTGCTCATTCAATTATTTAATCAATGATAGTAAAACTCCATGGAACAAACTAATatgtttccaaaatttttttggtgCTAATGCATTCATCAATAGATATGCTTAAACGTACACCTTAAGATTTATGTATTATTCATAGAGTAATGTAGCAGTTAATTCACCTTGATGTGCttaaatccatcaaaactcttTTCGTTCTATAATAGAAAACAATAGTGAAAAACCTCAATAAAACATAAACAACTCAATTAATCACAAATAGTTAGAAACATTATAGCAAATATGAAATTAGCTAATGAGTTCCTTATTAGTGAAATGAACATGAAGATAACTCTGCCGGCATCCTTAAATTATAAGATCAAGAATCATACATAACGTAAAGGTGATATATCCTCAATAACTATATCAATTTACTTAATTGAACgctcacttttttcttttttctttttgcattgTTTAGTACTAAGACCAAGAAAAATGCATAGgcattttttggttttttccTCTCCATGTATCTATTATATTTGTGTGAGTGATGGGTAAATGTTGGGCTACAAATGAATCCAATGACTTGCAAGTGTTCACGAGCCGACCCGGCCAAAAGTCAACTTGAATTCAATTAACATTGAGATCGAATCAAGTTCAAACCAATTAAGTTGAGCTATCAAACTCAAGCTGAGCATAGAGAAACTCGATTCATTAGCTTGCAAGTATATATACATGTGTGTTTgtgtatatataaatataaataaataacaaaaaagccccctgtggtataGCTATCATACAAAAAATTCCCTCTGGTTTCATATCATACACGTCGATACCCCATGCTTTGAATTATTGTGAAAATTCGACGGAAATCGTCAAATGTATCACGTTTGACTTAAACGCACTGGAAATGCGCGTGTTTCTTGCGGACAAGAGATTTCTACCACAAACTTTCAGCTGATATGCCTTCGTTACCCTTCAGTGACTTTAATAAAAAGTGGGAGACATCAAAATTGAAGGCTCGACCTTCATTGACTTTAATTCTTTCAGCTGATATGCTCGGCTTCAGCCAAAATTGAACGATTTCCATACATCGAGAGTAATCAGTCAAGCAGAGGTTGCAAGCCAGCAAAGGAATTGCAGGAAAGTGGAGAATCGACGTCTTCCTCAAGCTCTCGAACAACCAGCGGCGGAAACGGAGCTAGAGGTCTGCGATACCAGTATAAGATATGTATTTGTGGAAGGAATGTGAAGCTAAAGATTGTTGAGTCGGAAAAGCCATCGAAAGGAATGTTGTATTTTGTGTGTGAAAAAGATGAATATCGGTTCTTTTCATGGTATAGTCCAATCTACAGAGACGAGCCAGATCGAGATGCACCTGTCCCCGTAGTGAGCCAGCATGTTCAAGAAAATTCATATTTGGGTGGCGTGCtctcaaaactggaaaatttggaCAATGAAATGAAGAACTTGAAATTGCTAGTTGGAGGTTGTGTTATGGTAgctattttttctattttattgttGTTGATGTCTACCAGATAAGATAATGGTAGGCTATTGTTGATGATGTAGTTCTTCATCTATCGAATTGCTAGTTGGTAGGCTGCTGTTGATGTTTTGGCATTTTGTTGCAGTGAAAAGGAATGAAATTGGTAATCTGTATATTGGAGTTTTGTTCTGGCAATTTGCATTTTGAAAACCCCCAAAAATGAACGAAATAAGCAATTTGGAGTTTTGTTTGGTAATCTGCATTTGAGCAAGTGTCTTGAAAATGAACAGAATTGCAGCAAGTACTAGTTGGAGTTTTGCGTTTTGTGTTATGTTATCTTTCCCTGTGGTGTTTTGTTTGATGTCTACCAACCGAATAATGGTCAGTGTTAGACCAAAAGTTCAATTCAAAGTTCTAACTACAAATCATCTTACCAATTTTACCGCTTCCCAATTGAAAAACTACACAATTCTTGAAATTTGCAAAGAAATATCGGCTCGTAGAATTGTGGGATGCTATCATCTTACCAATTTCCAGATTCATTCAGCAACTACAACTTACATAGTTGAcagaaaaagaagcaaaaaataaatgtaGTTGCCATTTCACATAGCAGACACCAAAATCTGTTCACAGAAGAGATGTACAACAAATGTTTCCAGATTCATTCAGCAACTATAACTTATATAGTTGACcgaaaaagaagacaaaaaatgAATGTAACTGCCATTTCACATAACAGACACCAAAATCTGTTCACAGAATCTGTTCCCAGAAGAGATATACAACAAATGTTATAGATTCATTCAGCAACTACAACATCACATCACCCATATCACATAACATTAATCTGGTGGTTGCCAAGAACTTCAACCCAAAATCTATTCCCAGAACATAGATTCACCAAATGTTCAGTTTCATTCAGCAACTACAAATATTCCAAAAGCTATTCTAACTACGACTAGGCCACTATTCTGGCAGGTAATTAAGCCTTCTTTGGCTTTTGATCTCTTTGGCCTTAACTTCCGCAGGACATCAGTAACAGTTGGAGCTCTGGCTCTTTTTACTGTTGCAGTGGTGCCATCAGCCCTGTTACCTCCATTCTTTGTAGTACTTCGAGTACCATTAGCTCCTTCACTAATTGGCTGTTGTTGAGTGGACGACTCAGCAATTGGTTGTGATTGAATGAATTCAGCTGCGCTTGCT from Coffea eugenioides isolate CCC68of chromosome 8, Ceug_1.0, whole genome shotgun sequence encodes the following:
- the LOC113780021 gene encoding transcription factor MYB41-like translates to MARSPENGVKKGPWSIEEDKKLIEYIEKHGQGNWQTLPKQAGLNRCGKSCRLRWTNYLRPGIKRGGFSAEEEATITALHKQLGNKWSRIAAHLPRRTDNEIKNFWNTHLKKKLLRKGIDPTTHKPIPDFNLLNLSQTQLSSVSNLYNVISPLDTALNFQASANDLIKFQLLQNMMQAINPNPLPYVQGNTNLADLIQLNWIFNGANTDFTVDPLQAQSMTANFCNISPLLNQQQTSTSHSLQCSDGEMIPGPIRDDNVKVPSNVYKSEYSLPSLFSVTPESSVVNPLESFMHTSIPAEAPEQSNVFDALESLVDDEASSSFWKDILG